tcaaacgagccccgatgcAGGTAAATCCcttattttatcgattttcgtgtgcttatAAGTCCATAGATTTTTGGTGAACCAAAATCCGACGTGTTTAtgcccaatttttttgtggacgtctgtatAGACGTTAACTATGAAGCAGTTGGCCCAGACGGTCAAAACTCAAAAACtgtccattttcaaggtcaaacgagccccgaaacagGTATACCCTATTTTTCccattttcgtgtactatagtccATAGATTTTTGGTGGTCCAAAATTTTGACGTCTTTTTGtccaaaaatttcatggacgtccattaagacgttatctatgACGACAGTTGGCCGTAACGGCCAAAATGAACCATTTTGAAGGTTAGACGAGCCAGAGTAGGTAAACCCCTCATTTTACCGATATTCGTGTACTATAGTCCATGATCTTTTTTAGTGattcaaaatttcaacttttttttttgcctaaattttttgtggacgtccgttaagacattAGCTATGGAGTCAGTTAGCCCTGACGGCCAAAACATACCATTgtgaaagtcaaacgagccacgaagcaggtaaaccccttagtttaccaattttcgtgtgttagttcagggatttttggtgatacagaattttaaagtattttttgcCCAAATTTATCATAGACGTCCGCTAAGACATTAGTTATGGAGTCAGTTGGCCCTAACGatcaaaatgactcattttcaagatcaaacgaAACCCGAAATAGGTGTACCTTATTTTGCGGATTTTCATGTTCTATAATCCATGTATTTCTAGAGATCCGAAATTTCTACGTCTTTTTTGCCCAATTTTCTCATGaacgtccgtaaagacgttaATCTATGAAGACAATTGGCTTGACGGCCAAAATAGACCATTTTGAAGGTGAAACAAGCCCCAAGCAAGTAAACCcctcattttatcaattttcgtgtgctatagtccatgatcTTTTATGGTGACCAAAAATTTCGATGTTATTTTTGCCCTAATTTTTTGTGGAAATCCGTTAAGACGTTATCGATGGAGCCAGTTGTCCCTAATGACCAAAATAACCtcttttcaaggtcaaatgagcccgaGCACCAATCCccaattttaccaattttcgtgtgctataattcatggatttttggtgatctaaAACTCCAATGTcttttttgcccaaattttttgtggacgtccgttaataCGTTATCGATGGAGACAATTGGCCTTAACAACCAAAACAACTTTTTTTCacggtcaaatgagccccgaagcatGTTAACCCCTAActttatcaattttcgtgtgctatagtccacgaCCTTTTTTGTTGATCCAGAATTCCGATGTCttttttgatcaattttttttgtggacgttcgttaagacATTAGTTAGGGAACCAATTGGTCTTGATGGCCAAAAcgatccattttgaaggtcaaacgagctccaaagcaggtaaaccccattttaccgattttcgtgcgctatagtcCGTGAATTTTTTGTGATCCAAAACTCCCACGTCTTTTTGCCCAAATTATAAATGCCTGTTAAGACATTAACTATAGAATCAGTTGACCCTGATGGACAAAAGACccattttgaaagtcaaacgagcaccgactaattttctgattttcatatactataattaatgaatttttggtgattcaaaattttgacGTCTTTTTAGCCtgaatttttcatggacgtccgttaagacgttatctatgcaatCAGTTGTCCATGAAGACCAAAACAGACCACttcgaaggtcaaacgagccctaaaaTAGGTAAACCTCTCATTTTacctattttcgtgtgctataatccACGATCTCTTTTGGTGATCTAGAatttcaacatcttttttgcccaaattttttgtgggCATTTgttaagacgttatctatggaGTCAGTTGTCCCTGATGGCCAACATggtccattttgaaggtcaaacgaacagGTAAACCCCCATTACCAATTTCCATGCTCtgtagtccatgaatttttcgTGATTCAGAATCTGACATCTTTTTTCCCAAATATATCGTGGACGTCCCTTAAGATGTTAACTATGTATCCAGTTGGCCCCGACGGTCAAAACGAtccattttcaaaattaaacgagcctcgaagcagatattctctattttactagTATTTGTGTACTATAGTCCATAGATTTTTGATGATCCAAAATTTCGACGTtttttttgtccaaattttttgtggatgtccatTAAGACGTTATCGATGGATCCAGTTGGCCCTAACGTCCAAAACAgaccattttaaaggtcaaacaaaccCCAAAAGAGGTAAACCccttatttatcaatttttgtatgctatagtccacaatttttttggtgatctaaaATTAAGACGTCTTTTTgcccaattttttttggatgtctGTTAAGACGATATCTATGGAACATTGGTCTTGACGGCCAAAATGACCAaatgaaggtcaaacgagccttgaagcAAGTAAACCcccaattttattaattttcgtgtgttataatccatggatttttggtAATCTAGTATTTTGATGCcttttttgcccaaattttttgtggacgttcgttaagacgTCAATTATGGAGCAGTTTGACCTGACGGccaaaatgttccattttttaggtcaaacgatccctgaAATAGGTATACCTCATTTTCATGATTTCCTGtactatagtccatggatttttggtgattcagaATTTCGACGtctttttttgttcaaatttttcatgaacgtttgttaagacgttatctatgAATCATGATGGTCGTAATGGACAAAATGAACCAGTTTTAATGTCAAACGCGCCACAGAGTAGGTAAGCAcctcattttatcaattttcgcgTGTTATAATCCACGATCTTTTTTGGTTATCTCGAATTCCGATGTCTATTTTGgctaaattttttgtggacgttcttAGCTATGAAGCCAGTTAGCCTTAATGACCAAAACaattcattttgaaggtcaaatgagctcCGAAACAGGTAAACCCCCCATCTATAGATTTTCGTGCTCtacattctattttttttgtgatctAGACTTCTGATGTCTTTTTTGCCCATATTTTTTATGGAAGTGTTTTAAGATGTTATCAATAGAGCAAGTTGTCCCTCACGTccaaaataattcattttatggTAAAACAAACCCCAAAGAGTGTATACTCTATTTTGTCGATTTTTCGTATTCTATaatccatggatttttggtgattcagattccaaaattttttttctcaaattttttatgAACGTTTGTTAAGACGTTATCTACATAGCTAGTTGGCCATAATGGCCAAAACGgaccattttgaaggtcaaacgaaccttGGAGCAAGTAAATCCCTCATTCATTGATATTCATGTTGTATAGTACAcgattttttttggtgatttagAATTCCAACGTCCTTTTTgccctaattttttttagacaTCCATTAAGATGTTAGATATGAATCCAGTTAGCCCTAACGGCTAAAataatccattttgaaggtaaaacgagtcccgaagcaaataaaccccccattttatcaattttcatgtgttattatagtccatgaatttttggtaattcaaaattttgtcaTATTGTTTGCCCAAATTTTTCATTgacgtccattaagacgttAGCTATGGAGTCAGTTGACCCCGACGGCCAAAGCAACTCATcttcaaggtcaaacgaaccccgaagaaGGTATAACCCATTTTGCGGATTTTCTTATACTGTCCAtatatttttggtgatccagaattttgatgtcttttttatccaaatttttcatggacagCCGTTAAGATGTTACCTATGGAACTAGTTGTCCTTGATGGCTAAAAATGactattttgaaggtcaaacaagcccaaagcaggtaaatctctcattttactaatttttgtttgctatagtccacaatttttttttggtgatcaagaaTTTTGATGTTGTTTTTGCCCAAATCATTTTTGTACATCCGTTAAGACGTTATTTATGGAGTCAATTGGCCCTAATGGCCAAAAAGACacattttaaggtcaaacgagccctgaagcagGCAAACTcctaattttatcaatttcGGTATGCcatagtccatggattttttgtGATCCAAAATTCCGACATCTTTTGTACTTACATTTTCCGTGGACGTTCGTTAACGTTAGCTTTGGATCCAGTTGATCCTGACGGCCAAACaatcattttcaaggtcaaatgagctcCGAAGAAGGTATATCCCATTTTCAAGGTCCATGAATTTTGGGTGATCTGAATTTCAATGTcttttttgcccaaatttttcatggatgttTTTTCAGACATTATCTATAGAGCAGGTTGGTCCTCACGACCAAAACAAATCAttttgaatgtcaaacgagccccggagcaggTAAAAccttaattttatcaattttcatgtgctatctTCCACGATCTTTTTTGATGATCCAGAATTCTGACGTCTTTTTTgcctaatttttttgtggacgtccattaagacgttAGCTATATAGCCAGTTGGCCGTGACGGACAAcacaacccattttgaaggtcaaacgagcctcgaagaaGGCAAACTcttattttaccaattttcgtgtgctatagtcaatGGATTTTGGTGATTCAGAATTTGACGTCTGTTTTGCCCAAATTTTGTATGAACGTACGTTAAGACATTATCTATGGAGTCAATTGGCCCTGATGGCCAAAAGGGACCAttttgaatgtcaaacgagctccggagtaGGTAAACCActaattttatcgatttttgtgtgctatagtccacaaTCCTTTTTGGTGATCTAGAATTTTAATGTCTTTTTTGCctaattttttgtggacatccgttaagacgttAGCTCTGGAGCTAGTTGACCTTGACAGCCAAAAcgatccattttgaaggtcaaatgatcCCCGAAGCAGGTAAATCCTCAATTTTACCGATTTTCTTATGTTATagttcatgaatttttggtgatctggaATATCGATGTtttttttgcccaaatttttcatggacgtccgttaagacgttagcTATGTAGCCAGTTGACCCTGAAATTCCAATATTTGTTTTGCCCAAATTTTacatggacgtctgttaagacgttATCTATTGAGCCATGTAACCTTGATGACCAAAACAAATCATGttgaatgtcaaacgagccccaaaccAGGTAAACAcctaattttatcattttttgtgtgctatagtccacgatctttttttggtgatctagaaATCCGACGTCTTTCTTTGTCtaattttttgtggatgtcttTTAAGACGTTAGCTATGGAGCTAGTTGACCATAACGACCaaaacgacccattttgaaggtcaaatgagccccgaagcagGTAAAACTCttattttaccgattttcgtgtgctatagtccatgaatttttggtgatccaaaattctGACTTCTTTTTTGCctaaaatttttgtggacgtctgttaagacgttAGCTATGGAGCCAGTTGGCCCTGACTgccaaaatgacccattttcaaggtcaaacgagcccccaaATACGTATACTAATATtaccgattttcgtgtactctattacaaattaattaatattgaataaaataaactgtaaatttaaacacataacaTAAATGTATTAATTTGATGTAAACATCAGGTTCGAATAAGTTTTCTCTTTTTAAGTGCTTATTTTCactgaaaaaaaaaggaaatgacATATAACATGTTGTGATATACATATGTCTAGTCATTATCAAATCTTAACTTCATGTCATacaatctttttcctttttttctctaaaTGATTTTGGTTCATACAGCAATATAAAGATGATATTGAACTATGATATTTTCCATACCATTATTATTGTCCTATCAAGATCAAAGCCAAACTCcattaaatgaaatttaaattttaaaataattataataataataataatcaaattttgaGTTCAATATATGAATTTAGTAGTAATTGCTTAAACATGAGattataaatgtattactaAGATATTTAGCAGTTGTTGCttaaatatgattatgttaCGTTTGTACTTAGGTAATTAGTGCATTATTTGGATTACAACCTTTTCATGTTAGTGACATTAGTCATGATCAATGattataaatttagaatttaaattttaaaaataaaattatacaaatatttaataagtaacattttacaaaataaattaattaactttaaaataaataacgaacaaTAAATGATAAAGCAAGGTGTTTTAATACGTGACCATGTTCTTATAAAAAGATGTTCAGAAATAATGGACAAGTGGTGACCACCATTAATATCCACATACATCAATAttgtactaaaaaaaataaaaatacaccgcaaatacaaattaataaattaaaagatcTATGTcgaactaatttattttttagttattcgttttgtctcaatttatataatattttttattttttgatagttaaatagtttatgtttaatcgaaaatttaattaagaaatcctaaatattttaaaataaaatttaatatttgtaaactacgtaaaaagtactataagccataataattgacaattcaaaatatttaaaagatctATGAAAAACTTACCGTCAAAGATAAACTTGTTTGAATGTTGAAATCTGAAAAGTGTCACTTAAAATGGAACGGGAGgagtaaaatttatattatttctgtCCAACAATAATTGTTCATAAGTGTTTGATAACTTCTATACTCCCTCTATCCATTTATAATTGtcatgattttcatttttagagtcaaacgaTAGAAACTTTGCCAACTTTTTACGATGCTTCTTTTCATAAGTAAAAAATGCAAATTATAACACTTTTCTTAATATCTAATATAGagttaatgtaatctaatttaactttaaaaattaatttaactgaTTTTCAAGAAACGCAATATAACAGAAAAAAGTGAATGGAGGAAATACTATTATTGACTTTGTTAAATTGAATGCTTCCagatatatattaaatgaaacTATCATTGTAAAAATAATCACAAAAGATGAATTATCTCTTGATTTCTTAAACTAGACAAGTATGATAACACCTATTATTGAACGGagaaaataatagttatttattttaaaatataataaatataacacaatccgttatttctaaaattcaatgttcatatatatatatttggacaaaatgagaaagaaaagaaaaaagaaacggCTTTTGGATAAACcgaaaagttatttaaaatataaattatttcccGGCCTCACTCACCAAATGCATTTATGCTacaatatttttactatttaaagCAGTTTTGCTATCTCCATTATTCTACTATTTTTCTCTGAACTGAGCTCACTCACCGCAGTTTCAGTGACGATCGGCTACCGGAAAAATGCACTCGACGAACTTGCTTCTCGAAGAACCGATTCGAATGGCTTCGATTCTCGAGCCATCAAAGCCTGTGAGTGAAATTCTATTGCTTCAATTTGACTTTGTTTGATTCACTGTAGATTCATGATTTTGGTCAATTTAAGTTGAGgaatttgtgtattttttgGGAGAGTTGTACTCGTAATGTGCTTGAAGTGTTTGATTTGTGGTTTATGATCTGTTATTTACTAGTAGGTAGTTGTAGCATTACTTTGGTAGTATTTTTGTTCTACGATTTCTGTTACTATATGTAGTTTTTTGTTCTGTTACTATATGTTGAGgaatttttggtttttttggGGAGAATTGTTTGCGTAATGTGCTTGCAGATGCTATGAGCTTAAAGTGTTTGATTTGTGGTTTATGATCCGTTAATTTACTAGTAATTGTAGCATTACTTCTGTAGTTTTTTTGTTCTACCATTTCTGTTActaaatgttattttaatttgtacatcgattatagtattattttgttttatgctattttttttgtattttatcgTGGCTTTTTTACTTCGTATTACTTTTTCCCAAACTACtttgttgtgttttttttttgagctGAGGAtggttatgttgttgttgatctattaaatgatgattttgCAGACGTTTTTTCCAGCAATGACGAAGATTGTTGGCACGCTGGGTCCAAAATCACGTTCGGTGGAGATTATCTCTAGTTGCCTTGAATCGGGAATGTCTGGTATGGTATCATATTTTAGCACTAGCTATGGGGGCAGAGTTGATGTCTGTGTAGTCTGTAGTGTTAAATTGGCCATTTGATTAACTAAAATGAATATGTTTGGGAACAAAACTTGAAACTATTGTAAAGGGAAACCTGGAGTACTAACCTCGATTATGTGCAAGTAGGGGAAGGGGCAGACCAGATTGGGTCTTATCTTGCATTCTGCAAGAGGTTGTTTCCGCAGCGTGAACCTGTGATCTCCTGGTCACACACTCACACTGAACATTGAGCCAAGGCTCCAAATGTTGTCACTTGTCAATAAGAATAAAGGGGAACTTcagaaaactaaaaaagaagCAACTAATGGACATCGAACCAGGGAAGACTTACACTAAGACATCtgcattttatatatttgtgtatatatagagaCTTTTTGTTGTTACTTTTTTCTTCCAAATAAAAGAATGCCTCTGTAATGTAAGTAAACctgtggaaaatattttctctcaagTAATTTACctgttttatatttgtaaataaaGTTGCTACTTTCATCCTACCAAGTATGGTTTGATATAATTCAGGATGGGAAATGAATTAGACAAATAGACCAGGCTTAACTGAGTGGTAAAATATGGTAGGAAtagatttaagttatatatgcTGTTAGTGTAATGGTTTAGTGAATTTTAACCCGCAATAGCAGGTTAGTTTCCATTTTAATCAGTTTACAAGTTAATATGTATCAAGAGATTTACTTGTAATTACCTTACAGTGACTTGGTTGTGTAAGTATGTTTTACAATTTCAATCCATAAGACTTAAAAACGGTGTTCTTCAAAAGCTTGTTAGTAGCCTTCTGTGTGCTCCTTTGTTTCGAAAGATGCTGAGTGGCTGGAACTAAGCTGATAAAGAACATTGACACCACTGAGCTAATACTTCTGTTGTTGTGTATATTAGTGGCACGATTTGACTTTTCATGGGGAGATGCCGAATTTCACCAAGAGACATTGGAAAATCTAAGGGCAGCCGTCAAAAAATCAAAGAAGCTCTGTGCGGTAAGCTCGGTTGCTCCTGCTATTCCTACCAACTTCTCTGTTTATATAAGTCTGAATATATAACCTCTAAAATTTGTTATGGCCAACTATTCTCCTTCTCTTTTCAGGTTATGCTAGACACTGGTGGTCCTGAACTACAAGTTGTCAATAAGAGCGAACACCCAATTTCACTCCAAGCAGATTCCTTAGTTGTCCTGACACCTGATCAAGATAAAGAGGCTACACCAAATCTACTGCCAATAAATTTTAGTGGCCTATCAAAGGTAATTTCCCTAAGGCAAAAAGTATGTCTTTTCTGGGAGTTTATTGGAACTGCACCTCCAGGCTTCCTATAGCATTACATGCATAAAAGTACATTTTGAGGTTGAATTGAGTCTTATCAGGGGAACCATAGCAGTAGGAGGATATTTTAGACTGGTGTGCTGTGCTATTCACATCATGTTAGTTCTTAAATTCGACCTTCTTACTTTTGTCCAGGGAAATTTAAGTCAGTCAATTCCTTACTTGATTATCAGCAAACAATAGCTATTAATTTGCATGGCGGTTAAGATTGTGGACACTAAAACAAGGTTGCAGTATTGTCCATAGGGGTTGGTAAACAAGAACTGGGGAATCAACTGATGACAAGTTTATCAAAAAGGAAATCCAATTTCAAAAGTTTAGAATGATAGCTGGAAAATTACATCTGAGACTGTAAACGTAGAAGCATACTGATTTTAGTTCCCATCTTTGCATGAACCATGACATGTTCTGATGctaaattttcatgattttgcaGTCAGTGAAGAAAGGAGACACTATTTTCATTGGTCAGTACTTGTTCACGGGAAGTGAGACTACCTCTGTGTGGCTAGAGGTGAGGCAGCattgaaaaacaaataatttaaatgtttgGACCAGCGAGATGATcgtttttatttcatttcagaAATGTGAGAAAACTTTGTACCCCATCACTGTTCAATCCCCTCTACCCCTTTCCACAACACACAACGACACCAAAATAATGTGTGTGTGCGCGTTCACGCGTGTCTgtgagagagggagagagagccAAAGCTAGAGTATGGCACTTTGCTCTCACTTGTAATAGCATAGTGAAGTTACTGTTAGAGTTACATGGGCCTTCCGTTTAGACTTTCTGCTGATGCAAGAAATCAATGTGAAAAAGAAGTGCAGCATGTGGTCAATGTTATACTAGTTAAATTTCCGCTCTCAAGAGTTCTCTACAATGCAGGTAACAGAGGTGAAAGGAGAGGATGTCGTTTGCTTGATTAAAAATTCTGCCACCTTGGCCGGACCATTGTACACATTACATGTCTCCCAGATCCGTATTGAGTTGCCAACTCTGACGGACAAAGATAAGAAGGTCTGTTGTTACCTAATATCGAAGTCTATCATTTTGCAATCAGTGTTTCACTCTCTCTAAATTTATGCCACATCATATTGGTCCGAGAGACTCCAAGTATTTTGTGTAGGCAGTACGAAAAACTAAATACTTAAGATTATTTTGGGAAGGACAGTTTGTTTGCTCATTAAGGTTCACATTGTACAGTTTAAAAACAACTCTGCAGAACTTATTGGTCAAATTTCGTTTAGAACTATGATACTCTCTAATGGTAAATTTTTCACTGTATATCTTGTAATTATTTTAGGTTATAAGCACTTGGGCCTTTCGAAACAAAATAGATATCCTTTCACTGTCATATACACGAAATGCTGAAGATGTTCGACATGTAAGGCTATTCTACAGAATTCTACTTTCCACTTTATTAATTTCAACATTTCCCTCACCTACGTAAGATCTGGATTACTCCTATGCGATCACTTCAGAAGTGAAGAAGCATATCTTGTAACAATCTAGTGGTTCTTCATGTTCTTGTTCAGGCTCGTGAATTTCTATCTAAGCTGGGTGATCTTGATCAAACACAGATTTTTGCTAAGATAGAAAATGTGGAGGTTAGTTACCTATTGAATACTCGGggatttatttatgaaaaaaactGCACAGTAGTTGGTATAAATTTTTCCTTGCATTTGCTTATAGGGAATGGGCAACTTTGATGAGATTCTCGAAGAAGCTGATGGCATCATTCTCTCTCGTGGAAATTTAGGGATAGATCTACCACCTGAGAAGGTCAGTGAATTCTCCTCAGTCTTTTCTGTGACATATTATTGATAATGATAAAACAGCCACCTCATTAAAGTGGCATATCATTAATGACATTCAAATGATCTACCAATTCAAACATCAGATGGTACAGA
The DNA window shown above is from Solanum lycopersicum chromosome 11, SLM_r2.1 and carries:
- the LOC101256147 gene encoding pyruvate kinase 1, cytosolic-like, whose amino-acid sequence is MHSTNLLLEEPIRMASILEPSKPTFFPAMTKIVGTLGPKSRSVEIISSCLESGMSVARFDFSWGDAEFHQETLENLRAAVKKSKKLCAVMLDTGGPELQVVNKSEHPISLQADSLVVLTPDQDKEATPNLLPINFSGLSKSVKKGDTIFIGQYLFTGSETTSVWLEVTEVKGEDVVCLIKNSATLAGPLYTLHVSQIRIELPTLTDKDKKVISTWAFRNKIDILSLSYTRNAEDVRHAREFLSKLGDLDQTQIFAKIENVEGMGNFDEILEEADGIILSRGNLGIDLPPEKVFLFQKAAVHRCNMAGKPAVVTRVVDSMTDNLRPTRAEATDVANAVLDGSDAILLGAETLRGLYPVETISTVGKICAEAEKVYNQDVYFKRAVKCVGEPMTHLESIASSAVRAAIKVKASVIICFTSSGRAARLIAKYRPPMPVLSVVIPRLKTNQLRWTFSGAFQARQSLIVRGIFPILADPRHPAESANATDESILKVALDHGKTAGVIKPHDRVVVFQKVGDASVVKIIELEN